The genome window AAATGCCAATCACCAGTGATATGTGTGGCACTTCTTGTTATTAATTGGATTCACATTATGCTGCTGTTCTCTGTGCACAGAACCAGTATGCAAATCTGCTGGTGCTCATTTTTTTGCTGAGGTGTGTGCATCCTGCTAACTCGGCCTTGGCTGTAAATGTAAAATAGGTGTCTCTGTAATGGATTGCGTTGTTTCCTGATAAGATGACACCAGTGTAATCATGGAACTCTGCACAGTGTTACCAATTACAGcaggaaaacactgaattatGTTCTGTGCTGAGTTAGCTTGAAGCAAGATAATGTAAGTACCTGCAGAACACAGGGCACTTGGCGCTGCACTGGCTCTGACTTGTGGTGTAAAGGGTCTGAGCACAGTGGCCGTGGCTGCCTGCCAGGGACATAGGGTCCAGTTATTCATGCTCCAGGAGAGGTCCTTCATCAGCCTGACTCTTATCTGCATGATGGCAGCTTCCCTCTGAGCGCTTCCCACTTTGTTctatttcctaaaaaaatattaggCAATTGTTTGCACCATGATTGTTGTTTCTCTCCCAGGCCTCAGCCATACCGGACCCTGAAAGAATCTGATAGTGCTGATGGGGAGGAGGTGGTCAGTCCAGAAACATCACGACAAGCTCTGCCTCCAAGCCCACTGCTCTCAAGCAAGCGCACAGAAATCAACCTCCTTGAGGACATTTTCCCAAGCTTAGAAGTCAAAACACATCCCCAGCCTCTCAGCCAAGCAAAGAGCCTGGAGGACCTGCGGACACCCAAGGAAGAGGGAGATGAGCGCTGCACCTTTGAGTACCAGGTTTGGAGAGGGGCTTTCACAGAGCTAGGCCTGGCTGTCTTCCGTCAttctctgaggaacatttttgcATTATTGAGTAGATGCATCCAGCCATTTCATCCAGTTCATTTCTGAATTAAGAAATGATCAGAATGGAACCCCGTTACAAGGCAGAGACTTTTTCCACTAGATCTACAGCCTTCACTTCTAGAGGAGGAAATATTTGCCCTGTTCCTTAGAATCTGTTTTGTCCATTGGCTGTCACACAGACTTATGTTAGAAGCTGATGCTGAGCAGTGGGGATCAATACCTGGGAATTTTCAAATCCTCTCCAAACTGCATGGTTTTTACACAACCTTCTTTTAATTTGGCCATTGTGGTCTAGGCATCACTTGAACTGTCAAGATTGTGGAGATTCTTTATGAGGAACTTCACTGAATAAATGCAACTTAGTGACAACTAAGTGACAAACTAAAGCAGACTCTTGAGATTTTTATGTGACGTGGAAGAAAGGTCATTTCTACcttataataatatttaatatggTGTTTTATCTGGATATTTCATTTGACAGCTTTTCCCATGCAGCAATTAAAGCTTCTCTATTTCTTTACCTTAGATAAAGGTATGTGTCCCTTACTTGGCTAACAACAGATGCCACAGTATGTCACAGCTGAAAACTCATTAGAGACAGAGCTGGAATTAAAACCTCAGAGCCCTGCCTCTGTTTTCCTGTCTGTCCTTCTAGGCTGTTCCCTCTCCAGTGTTCAGTCTGTGCACAGATCTCCTTCCACTTGgagcccagcagcctggcttcacTTTATGCTGTCTTGTGAGGAGATAAGTAAAAgttgaagtctttttttatgtttccttGCAGAGAATGGATCTTGGTGTGTCTGAGAGGAACAGGATTGTGCCGTCCATGAAACTGTCTCACCCTTACAACAAGTTGTGGAGTATGGGTCATGATGACATGGCTGTTCCTACCAGGTACTCTCAAAGCTCATCAGAAGGACCCTCAACTGCACTTGGTAACATCCCACCAGTCACAGAGAGACCCCAGAGCAGAGACAGCATTCTGGCTCCTGCAGAAAAGGATGAATCAAATCCTGCCATTCAAGGCAACATCACCATCCCAAGGccacagggaagaaaaactcCTGAACTGGGGATAGTGccaccacccccagcacccagagcttCCAAGCATCAGACTGCAGCCGGGCCAGCAGAGCGTCTCACCACCCATGCTGCAGGACGTAGCCACTTGGTTTCAGGTCTTACCCTAGAGCCCTTTGGAGCTGGTAGTGTGTCCATAGACCCTGAAATCCAGCAGTCTGTAAACTGTTCCTCTCATCCCTCTCAGCTTTTGTCCAGTCCTACCAGCACTGTTGAGAtgctccagcctgtcaaggtgAAGACAGATAATGCAGGTACTGAAAGTGACTTCCTTCTTAGTCTTCTGGATCCACTGAAGACAGACAGCTGGCAAGGCACTGGCTCACAGCAAGGTCCCTGCAGCCTGCAAAGCTCAGCCACTCCACCTTCTGCAGGTGGCTTTGTCTCAGTGGCAGGTGACTTTGTGCCTTCTCCAGCTGCACCATTTGTCCGGCCACTTGGTTatccttccccagcaccaccaccttttTTACAGCCCTCTCCTAACCCATTCACACAAACAATGCCAGGAGCTTTTTCAGTGTCTCTAGTTAGACCCCCGAGGGGCTCTTTCACCCCCTCTTTAGGTCATGCTTACAGCTCTAGCTTCATAACACCTCATTCTAGCTTCTACCCACCACAAAGACCTCAACCAAACATTTCAACGCTCTCCATGCCAAACTTGTTTAGCCAGGCTCCAGCTGTGCCCCCAGCCAGCTCCTTACTGCTGGGGAGccacagcccttccccagcaaaCACTCTACAGCCTGCACGATTAAGTGGCCCTCCTAAAACCAGAACATTGCAGGCAGGCCAGTCCAGCTCAAAGGCAGATCCGAAACAAGCAGTAGCTCTCCTGTCTAACGAACACCCATTGATACCTTCCCGGCCAACTAAGGGATTAGAGTCAGTGTTATTGTCCTCAAAATCTGAGGAGACAAAAGATCCATTTGAAGATTTGTTAAAAAAGACGAAGCAAGACGTGTCATCCACACCAGGTAAGGTTGAGCAGCTCAGAAAGCGATGGGAAACGTTTGAGTGACACTCAGTGTCCCTTTGGTAGCCCTTTGGAACTGACAGAGggttgtttcagtttttttgaGCCAGCATAAACCcaagtatttcttttctggaagGTTGAGCCAGGATAGCTGCAGGACCATCTCCGTGCTGATTCACACACCAGTGCTTTTTGCCCTGAATTCAGTCCCCCCATTGTCCAGGTCACCTCACTCTCCACCACTGCAAACCCCCATGACTTGCACTGACCAAAGCAAGAAGGTaattgggtttggtttggttttccacACACAGCTTTTCCCTACTACTGAAGCAGAAGTTCCCTGCCTCCTGTTTCCAGTtctcagcagggcagggagcgTGGTCAGCCACACAGTCCAGGCTTCCTCTGCCTGGCTGAGAGGTGTTGGGTTTGCTTGCTTTACACACAGAGCTCTAGGGTTTTGCTTTCTCATGTGAAGAGCAGAGTCAGGGGGCTCAGAGTTTGTCCTGTCTGGAAATCACATTCATTTAGTTACGGCTTTGGGTGAGCTTTAGATGCAGATGTTTGAATTCCCTCCCCTTGCATGTTGGCACTGAGAGGAAACGGGGGCCTCTGGTACAGAATTGTCCTAATTCTTTGCTGCAACAAAACCTCAGCACAGAGCAATTGCTCAGGGTTTGGTCCTGCATTTCTGTTGAGAAACTGGAAACAccagcagttttttttctttttgtgaggGGATTTtgatagttttgttttgcttcttttttgtttaatacaTCAGAAGATAGAGGCCATAAAGAATATCCTAGTTCTTGTATAATGTGTATGTTAATACTATCTATAAATATTAGAGATGGCAGTATCTGAATGGGATGTAACAATAGCTGACTCGattatttaaacaaacaaaaaaatggggCATAAAAGCTGATGAGTTCAAGTTAAATGGCAGTGTGCTGACAAGAtgaaagctgcagctcctctgcacagccccagcctgaGCCCAGCTCGGGGGTCAGTCCCTGCCAGGTGTCTGTCACCCCCAGCCCTCAGGAGTGCTGATTGCTGCCTTGAAGCTCTGGGATCTCATTTGGGTCTGGAGAACCAGAGTCTTTATCTCACTGCTGATGAGAAGCTCTGCCTGGTGGAACAAGGCATTAACTGGACTGTGACACAGACCATGAGATCATGAAGTACAAAAATGCAATGGAAAGGTTAAAGGGTACGTTCATTGGGATTTTCTCAGACACTTAATCTGTGGCAATAGGATTCTCAAAAAATTTCATCTTAATCTTAGCATCCTGTATCAAACCTGCTGTCTTTGCAGTCATCTTGGTTTAACTTAAGtggtgcttttttgttttgtattagGGCACAATCTGATGTAAATCATGTTACTCTAGAAGAGGTAATCACATCACCATTAAGCCTTTGATAAAGGAAATCACTTTGGACAGTTGGGGAAATTCTTGTAAAGCTTTATCTGATTTCCAATGTATCTATTTTATGCATATAATCTTGGGAGTTTTCTTATTCTAGTGTATGAAAATGGCTGTCTGTGCGTTTGAGTCTGTGCAGTAcgaaagaaaaatttaatatcTGAAACACCAACAGTTTGGGAAAGACCATAGAATTACATGAATATTGCATTTCTATAAAGTACTGGTACTCTGACAAGACATTTAGTtggatttgtattttctttttgtgttggAAGAGAGATGGTTTTAGTATTGcatagtaaaatatttaaagtctAAGTTAATAgctccattattttttttgtaagttcAGAATGATGAAAGTTATCTATAAATTCAGTCTGAAATTTCAGATCTCCCTATAAGCTCAATGATAAAACTTTCTAATTTATGGTGGATACGTACAGGCATCAGAAAGTTCTGCATATGACATGCCATTTGCATTTCACATCCTCTTTGTCACAAGTGTTAATGTCACAGCCTGGTGATGTACTGAGTAGGCCAATGCTTCatggaacaggaaaaaagctCAGGTAATTCTGTATCGCTGCAAATCATTTTCCATCTCTGCCCATATTATGGAATGTTTTGTGCATTTTACTTTTAGACAAACAAGCACTCTTGGtttactctttttttaagtCACTTTCGAGGCACTGAGGAGTAATTAAACTCCAAACACCTGTCATTAATCACCCTTCACTTTGTtttgaagggaagggaagaggttGGACACACCCCTGAGATCCAGGAGTAGAAGGCAGCACTCTCCTGGAGTTTGTGACCTTCCTCACTTCTTGACTGGAATTTTTGAGCAGGAGACTGGTTTACATGCTTCTCATACTAAAGGAATCAACCTATCCCTAGGgcagtattttggttttttgtcttatttaaaCTCAGGAATTCCTAACATGAGTCATTCCTAACAGTGCCAGATGTAAGCAAGGTGTGCTTGTCTGGGAGCCCAGGCTTGGAcgtaaaacatttctttttctgatataGAAgtatttttgatgtttttattaATCTAGTGTAAGAAGTGTTCCTTTTATTGCTTGTCTGATACAACTCATCGATGACTTTATATAGAGCTTTGTACATCTTCCTGTACTGACTGTAGGTGATTGTGTTTGGTACTGCTCTGCTATTTACAGATGCTTTCTTCCAttagaaatatctttttattttttaaaaacccaattCTTTAATGTTTCTGATGCTGTACAGATGGTAAAAGCTTTTATATGTCTTGTTGAGTCATTAAGTTAGAAATTGGACACTGGAACTAGGAGCTGTCAAGACACAAGAATTTTGTTGCTGAAGCCAACCTTACGTACTCGTGTTAATTATGAGCAGTTTGTGCTTTCTCTGCATATAGTAgggatgggggtttttttaacctgtaATGAATGGTCTGAGCTACTGAGATAATCCCCACTTCCCTATTCCCTTTCTCAtgtttgtgagaaaaaaatcaagcaggAGGTTGGGATCTGGCCAGCTTTATTCCTGGTTAGGAAGTGGTCAGAGTGGCAGTGACACCCCCGAGCCAGCCCTGTGTGGCAGGAGAGCACTAAGGAGCTGATTGCTGGTGCTGCCTCAGCTCTGGCCCTCTGCACTGCAGGCTTTATCCTTGTTGACTTCTAATAATaagggttttgttgttgtgtttttcccCCACTGTTTTGCTCCTTCTACCCTTACCCCACAGGCTTTATGAGCAAAGTGAGGTTGCCAACATGAGACTAACTTGTTAGTGGTGCCTGTTGCAGCTTTATAAAACATGCAGGTTTGTCACCttgtcctgcagctctgggtcccacagccccagagagaatttctgctgctgcagaactCTGTCGTGGCTCACATCAGAGGATCCAGGGGCTGTTGGGTATTTCATGGCTCTGACTGATTTTTGCCTCTTTGCACATAAAATAAGGGGATTTGTGGTAAAATGGAGCAGCACATGCTTCAGTACAGGTGAACAGTAAGTGCAGCAGCCCCACTCCTACCACAAACCTTTGCTGTACAGGtctgcctcctccagctctATGCTTAGAGCTCTGGTGTGTGACAATCAGacaattaataaaattttaatttttaagccaTTGAGGTTTGCAGCTGTGCAAACTGTGGCCCAAAAGGAGCCATTTGGTCATCAAGTTCCTCTTCAcgcttcaggaaaaaaaaataaaatcacaagtCAAGGTAAGTAGGTCTATTTTTAACCAAATTTTATTGtaaatttcttctgaagagcattttaattttttacaaattataaaatttacaattacaaaagaaaacaggatcATGATCATTAACTACAGCAAGTTcagttttgtgaaaaaatatattcaaaaattaaatatcaaaagaaaactaagtacattaggggaaaaaaaccactttcttaaattattttgcagaaacATTCAAGACACTGATGAAGTATTTTACCATTTTTGCTGTACTGGCTTTGGGTGATTGAAACAAAAACATCTGCTCTGCTCATCTTGTAAATCAAGTGAGCAGGagcctgcctggcagcagcaggggctgcagacACTGCTTGCTATGTGCTGCTTTTTAGCTGTTTTTACTGCTGTTGGTTTTGTAGCTCCTTCTTACCTTTCAGGATATTTCAGTAGCTTAGAAATAGTTCTTACAGCTCTGGGTCTCAAAATAACAGAGGCTGGAGTAACATTGCTTCACTGAGCTCCTGTCACTGCCTGCATTTTTCTAcaatttaaacacaaaatacaaagtGAAGCTCAGGAGTAACGACCTGGAGGTCAATCAAGTCTGAGTTTGCAGAAGCCCAAATGATATTTCTAAGCTTGCTGTAGGTTGGTAGAAGTCCTTATGGGATGCAGGACACTCCTGCCTTTGCAGGGGTAAAGGTACACAGCCCAGGTGGGATCACCAAATGCTCTGTCAACTTTTCCTCAGCATTGGAGGGAAAGTGATCTTATAAACTATTTTCTTGTCTCTCAGTGGTAGCgtttctctgtttttccaaaCTTTCATTCTTCATCTTGTATCAGAGTTGCATGCATGCAGCAGCCCTGGTCTTTAGACAGACCTGATCATTAGTTATGCACTCTTCCCTTTGCTTAGACTTACAGAAAAATTTACAGCTAgagtaaaaacaaaagcaatctGAGAACAAACCAGAACAGCATTTTATTCTAGTGCTGATGAGCTGTGGTGGGCAGATTCACACCCTGCTTAGTAATAGCATTTTTGAGATTAAAAAGCAATGCTTTTCTAAAACAACTGACAGCTGTCAAAATTACCTTGAAACACTAATGATTTTAGACATTATTTGGCCTGCTCTGCCACATGCTGTTAAATAAGAAATCGCACACCCAACAGCTAAAACTAACAAAGGAGAAGCAAAGccacaaaataaatattctttgtaGAAGGTGGAAAACGGGTGCTGCCTCTCACTACAACACAAACCCTGGTTTCATGGTAAACTTCACTAGGTTAGGTAACTAAATTCTGTTCTTGTGCCCTTACAAGCCCAAACCTGGCTGCTGTGAGAGGTCCTGaactctctcctcttcccctcctcgGTGTTCCACCAGCAAATCTCTTCCAAGAGCCACTCCTGGTGGTGCTGCCAGAGCCCCCCAGTGCTGGGCAGTGGGACAGCAGCTGCTCCCCGGGTTCGGTTCTACCCAAACACCCTCCCGGCAGCAACGGGAACTGACACCTCGGTCTCAGGAAGGCACTTGAAATATTCCTGTGGTTTAGGCTGAGGAAAAGCTTTAGAAGTGTCTGATACAGCAGCACGGGGCTTGGTTTTTCTGGTGTGCTACTGCTGACTCTGGCTGGGTTGGGGAAGGACAGCATCAGCTCTACATTTATCTCCCATCAGCAACTCACCTGTCTCGGCTCTGCAGAGGAATTGCAGGCACacgtttttgtttttttttaacaactacGTTATTTCATAATACAGGGTTTAATTACCAGCACCCACACGTGCTCTGCTTCTTTGCAGGGAGCCACTGGTGCCCACCTGGCACTGAGGCCACCAGGAGACCCAGAGCTGATGGGTCTGTGCACTTCTCTGCTGCCACTGCCCcaactgctttttcttctcctgcccaattttctttttttttttcctcccagactTTACTGCTCTTGCTGCCAGACCCATTCCATACAAATCTTACGGGATGAGCTCCAGTAACCAAGCTGGATCAAGCAGCTGAATCTTGCTGCCTGGGAAGTAGCTTagagcagcccagccctgtgctACAGCAACACACCTGGGGActtggggcagagctgctgcagcagttgTGTGACTGTTGGGGGATGCCACAGCACCTGGTGTGACCCCAGCTCTCAGATCAGCCTCTCCATCGGTGGCATCTTGATTACATTCCACATTTCCACTCGAGCCCCATCTTTCTCCTGACGGCTGGGGCTGTACCTTCCCTGAGTCGCTCTCCTCCTCTTCATGACAATGGCTGTGGCTGCaagagctgccaggagcaggacagcccctgcagcccctgctgctcccaccaccGAGGAGTTGCTAAGATGCGCCCACACCGGCAGCTGTGGTAGAACAGGAGTTACTCAGAGTTTCCACCTGGTTGCAGCTGAGGTTCACAGCCCCATCCCCTGGCTCCAGGTTGCACTGTGCTGGCAACAGTGCTGGACAGGAGCCTCCCCCTCCCACTGCCCTCTCCTCAGCACACAGGACTCAGGTGGGTGACCTCTTTCCAGCTCACcagcccccacctccccctgcccaagCTCTGAAGTTCCTCACTTGGCAGCAGATCCTGCCCACAGCTCCAGCACCGGCCCCCAAAGCCCCAGAGTTCTGgctgctgtggtgctgagcAGTACCATGGGAATGTCTAACACGGATCACCTCACACAACACAGGGTTGTGCTGTGATTCCAGAAATTCCTGGCAGGTCCCTGtagggctggggctggcacagggcaggagTTCAtggctgctgttgctgttgaAAACTGCGTGGGAAAAACCTCATACACCTGAGCTGAAAAAACTTTGAATTTCAGTTGCtgacaaaagcagagcagtatATACAGATCAGTCATAAATATCCTCTATACatcattcctttaaaataatacatagATCTGAATCTGCCAAGTAGTGCTTGATTCACCCTGCCTTAGGAAGCAGAGGTAACTGCCATTGCTGCCTGAGAGGTGGGATGGAGCCAGAGCAACTTCAGAGCAGGAGCAGTTCAACAGCTCCTGCTGAGGGGAAGCTGTGGGGCACTTGTGGGGCAAGAAAGAAGGGAGCAAAGAGGCTGAGTCTGAGCCAGTGGTGTGCACTTGGCTCAGTTAACAGGAACAGCTCCTGCATGCACAGGCTGCCTCCTGCTTCTGAGTCCGTGTCTTCATTGTGCCTTAAGGACAGTGAgatgggatggagctgctgctgcaagtgCTGGAGAAAGATCAAGGTCAAAGCAGACCCTGCAGGTGCATCTCCTGGTCAAGCAGTGCCTATATTAACCGCTCCTCAGGTGGCACCTTTAGGACACTGTCCATCTCCAGCCGAGCTCCTGCCACTTCTTGCTGACTCGGGCTGTAGGTTCCCTCTGATTGCCGCCTCTTCCTTGCAGTGAGAATCATGAATATGAGCCCGATACTGAGGAGCAATAAAGAGCCACAGGCTACAGGGACAGCTACTTCAATtagtggggagggggagagagcaCCTGGAGTCCCcttctgtaaaagaaattaatggagAAACAATGAAACTCCAGTGGTTACAATCACTTAAGTTGAAGAACCCAAATTGGTCAGATTAGagggaaaaatttttttacaaaagcaaaagatCTGTAACTGAATGGAAAAGGGCAGACAAGGAACAAGTACCCAGCTGAGGGCACCTGCACAGAGACTGCTCATGGTCATTCTTTTATCTCTGAACAAAACATGTTTAAACTTACTTTCTAAAATGGACTATTCTTAAACCAAGGCAGTAACAGGGTCTGAATCGTTCTAACTCAAGTCTATTGGCACTCTGTAGGGACAGTCTTGAACCGGCAGCTTTGGTGAAGCTGATCTCAACAGAGCAAAGTTATAAACAGAttgagggctggagcagttaATACCATTACAATAATTCATGCAGGGCACATGGACAGAATTACCAcatggaagaagagagaggatttcctgagccaggcagctgagcagcatGGAAACAGGAACCCTGAATGCAGACAATTTATGGGAGCAATCCTGGAGCTGTAAAGTCACTACAAAGGCAGCTGGCCCTTGCTGCCCACTTGCTCATGAAGATCCTGCTCAGCTGTTTGTTACAGTTACAAGAGCAGCAATGAAGTGTCTGAGCAACACTTGAAACATCTTAGCTGAGGTGGAACCCGCAAAATTGTGTCACACACTCCATACCCTCCTCTCCACTTAACATTTTTCACAGCAGGACAGCCCCTGAGGATTTAAATGGCAGTGCAGGTACAAGGGCTCTTTACCAATATCAGACTAAAATGTGTCACTGGGAAAGATCTAAACCttgtttaagaaataaaattagaattaaAGTTAATGCAGAGCAATGTGAATTTTCAGTAACCCTGGGAAATTTCCTTGAACAGGggaatgatattttaaaaagctcaaTGATGCCTCTGATATCAAACTAGAGACTTTATTTAGCTGTTAAGCTATCCATCCAAATAAgattctctgcagagctgtgtttcAGGGCTTCCTTGAAGACCTCAGGACAGGGAGGGGGTGGTTAATTTTTAGGTTTAACAGTTACTCAGTGTCAAAGGCAGAGTAAAGAGCAGGATACACCACCAAGAACTGACATACCTTGCAGGAACTTTATGAAATCCTAGGgcaaaagattttaaacagtGAATGGTGAGCACCAGATCCATTGACTGTAACTTTTAAATTGCAAAGGCACACACATGAATATCCACACTATGTGAGGATGCCAGGGAACAGAGCTGAAGATACCTtgcagcaggaagaggaggatgttAAAAAGGTCAGTACACAGATGGGAGGAGATGAGATGGAGATGAGACAAGGCCCAAGCACTAAGGAGGAAAATCAGTGAGCTGAATGAGTATTTGATTTTGGTAGCATTAAGGATGATAGGGAAtacaatgaagaattttttaaattgtagaACTTGTGTCATTTAAGAAAGCCCTGAAATTACAATAAGcctaaaaataagtatttcttATCTGCCACCTTacagataaaaacaaaagcactcAAGCTTGATTATTTACAGCTTTTGGATGCCAAGGAGTCCATGCTAATGTCACAAAGCAACACAATACAGG of Calypte anna isolate BGI_N300 chromosome 17, bCalAnn1_v1.p, whole genome shotgun sequence contains these proteins:
- the DENND1A gene encoding DENN domain-containing protein 1A isoform X1, which gives rise to MGSRIKQNPETTFEVYAEVSYSGISCTGKDPEVRRQFPEDYSDQEVLQTLTKFCFPFCVDSHAVNQVGQNFTFVLTDIDSKQRFGFCRLSSGAKSCFCILSYLPWFEVFYKLLNVLADYSAKGQDSQRSELLETLHKLTIPEPGTSVHLGVHSYFTVPDIRELPSIPENRNLTEYFVAVDVNNMLHLYASMLYERRILICCSKLSTLTACIHGSAAMLYPMFWQHVYIPVLPPHLLDYCCAPMPYLIGIHLSLMEKVRNMALEDVVILNVDTNTLETPFDDLQSLPNDVVSALKNRLKKVSTTTGDGVARAFLKAQASFFGSYRNALKIEPGEPITFCEESFVSHRSAVMRQFLQNAIQLQLFKQFIDGRLDLLNSGEGFSDVFEEEINMGEYAGSDKLYHQWLSTVRKGSGAILNTVKTKANPAMKTVYKFAKDHAKMGIKEVKNRLKQKDVAENGCSAAPEESLPRTAAPSPLGEKKDPKLREDRRPITVHFGQVRPPRPHVVKRPRSNIAVEGRRTSVSSPEQPQPYRTLKESDSADGEEVVSPETSRQALPPSPLLSSKRTEINLLEDIFPSLEVKTHPQPLSQAKSLEDLRTPKEEGDERCTFEYQRMDLGVSERNRIVPSMKLSHPYNKLWSMGHDDMAVPTRYSQSSSEGPSTALGNIPPVTERPQSRDSILAPAEKDESNPAIQGNITIPRPQGRKTPELGIVPPPPAPRASKHQTAAGPAERLTTHAAGRSHLVSGLTLEPFGAGSVSIDPEIQQSVNCSSHPSQLLSSPTSTVEMLQPVKVKTDNAGTESDFLLSLLDPLKTDSWQGTGSQQGPCSLQSSATPPSAGGFVSVAGDFVPSPAAPFVRPLGYPSPAPPPFLQPSPNPFTQTMPGAFSVSLVRPPRGSFTPSLGHAYSSSFITPHSSFYPPQRPQPNISTLSMPNLFSQAPAVPPASSLLLGSHSPSPANTLQPARLSGPPKTRTLQAGQSSSKADPKQAVALLSNEHPLIPSRPTKGLESVLLSSKSEETKDPFEDLLKKTKQDVSSTPGKVEQLRKRWETFE